A region of the Cannabis sativa cultivar Pink pepper isolate KNU-18-1 chromosome 3, ASM2916894v1, whole genome shotgun sequence genome:
tattaataaataaagtaataaaGAGAAGATGAAAACGACACCCgcataatcttaatttgatggAAAGTAAATGTCGTTTAGTATAAGAAAGTAGAATAATATGTTTAATCCAAATGCATGGAAACAAAAAAATGATACAAAGAGTTGCAAAATTTTGTTGGTCATGCACACACACACCCAAAGGTTAATTCCAAATTATGTAGAGAGATCAAGACAGAAGAGTCGAAAAACTTTGTCGTGTGGTTTTGGATACAAAATTATGGATCAAACTTTTTGTGATTTTGATTGACCCACCACTCACTATAGATACATATTACTCTCTATTTAATTATAGTATAATTAACTAACTTTTTATGTATTGgtaataaatagtttttttatcCCTATACATGCTACCTTACTAATTAGATTCTCACCTTGTCCTAATTATTCTCTTTTACTATATATGTTTGTCTTTAATCACTACTTAGATATATCAGTACAAAAagataaaaatcttatttttatagTCACAAAATCATAAGATAGTAACTAAATTTGAAAATCTTTTGACAAAAATATCATCACAAATAGATTATCACTCAAAATTAAAGTTTGTGGTGAAAATAATTAGTAATGTGACAGATTAAATAGTTTTAACAAACTTtactatataatattaaattttacaactaatattaatttaaaatacttgTTATATAAGTGTGTATCAAATACGTACACATATCATACCCAATTTAAATTAATCAgaataaatgttaaaaatattaggagaacttacaaaaatactaaaaaaataagaaaaagtttacaaaaaatattaagatacgaagatttttacatttttacggtatcaagtttacaaaaatactgttttaatgtttcaaaattacaaaaatactgtgttctagtaaaataaaaaaacaactcaaaaataATCCTAAAAAAACATAACGaataacatgaaaacaactataaaacaacaaaaaaataactacaaatcaataaaaaaaaaaacaacaaaatattgaCCTAATTCTAGCAAGCAAAACAATATCAACTCCTCAATATGTTTTGTACTACGATTTTTTTTACATAGTAAGtatatatgtaaaaaattaCCGgtaagatagtaagtatatattaatcgttgattaataataaattaatatatataaatcatataCTAATTGTTTGAATAAATGCATTAGGTTCAACTAGAGGAGCAAGTTAGTTAGGGACAAGTTCAAGTCCATGACCAAAATGACATCCTGACGTAGGCGCTCAGGACACCAGAGCATCTTCGAGAGGGCTGCTGGGTATGCTAGTACTTGAAAAATATTGTTTCATTagttatacaaaataaattatagctaactttattaattgattcgCAGGTTTCTTGTCAAGGCATCTAAACTATTTGGCAGGAAGAAAAAGAAAGTTTCTGATGTTGTGGCTTAAAAACAGAAGGAGATTGAGAAATTAAAAGCTTAAATAATAAATCCCttaaatagaagaaaaatattACCAAATAAGAGCAGAATGAGGATGACGATGACGATGAGGAAGAAGGACAAGTAGCTCGTTAAGCCTATGTTCCACAACAATATCCTCAGGAGGATGATGATCCACAAAATTATGCTCATGTATTTGTTTCCTTAAATGAGCCACATGTCATGTCTAGTTTTGCTGAACAGAGGGCAGCTAATCAGCTAGTATTTCTCTGCTCAGACAATATCGATAACATAGTGGCCCAAGCTTATCTGTACGAATATGAGGGTCCAATCACAGCTCACACTAAGCCCTACAATGATTCACATGCATGGGTTCTCATTTCAAAAATGCTGGAAGAGGATGTTGAAATCCCAATCTCAATTGAGGGGTGCAAATACGTTAAGGAAGTAGCAAacatgttccttccttggcctaaataCCTAATTGTAACATTCGAGGTAGCTTTTgttacaaattaattatcaatgattagtggagtttgaatatcttaaatatttaaccatagtgaagtaggttctgcgaatacattaATTGCGGTCGGATGGATGGATAATcaattattttatctattttatttgttattaggCATGTTTGAAATTTTGGGGACGTTCAGTTATAGCCATTATGCTGCGAAAATTTAGTAGAATTAGGatcaaatttgatatattatatggtattttgTATAGGATCTACTAGCTCAACTATCATCAAGACGTGATGTGTCGAAGGGAAAATGGCCCATGCCTTGTTGAAAAAGCAGTGGTGATCAAGCAGATCTATTATTCACACCAGAGATCATGACACTAATCCCGAAGTCACTTAAATAGATGGTTGAAGAATTTCTGTGAGTCTAGGATAAACATGAGATAATCACAATTCGAGCAGTCCGTGGATTCATAGCACCTCGTACCCAGATCACGATATTTGGAGAAAATTTGTAGCAGGTAGCGTTGGGTGACTTCATTAGCAACCAAGAAATACtttttggaatgatgtatacatttctttaatctaattaaccttatcaAAGATCTACTGAAATTATTATAATACACTAATATTTAACAATTTAATGCAGGCACATCTAAGAGAATTTAAATGATTTGAGACAAATGTTCAAGTTTTACAATCCAGAGCTTCTCACAGTGAACGGTATCAACGATTTAGAGAAGGATCGGAAGAGTCTTTTGAGAATGCATCACAAGGATTGGCTCCTTAGTTACTTTCGATGAATAACCaacaccaaatgttctttattccttaaAATATCGGGTAAACACTACTTAAgagataatttaatttttttttctatattataacttgaaattatttttgtacTCTATCATACATACAtcccaatataattttttagtgcgCATTGGATGCTAGAGATCGTTATgccaaggaaaattatccatttccTATACGTGGCCACAAAGTTTTCCTACAAATTAATGCAAATGTTGAAaagataataatttaattactctttatgtaataaatattttaattaattaagttatatatttatgttaatgAATCAAAatgttaatataattttaacagAGCATACAAGATTATAGGAGAATCAAATGCGTTTCTTGGGGTCCAAAACAACCTAAAAACCAATatagtttttatgttttgaaatacatGACTGACATCATTACACGTGCAAACCCTAACTGTTATATACacgatcaaaaagctgtaaattttaattattaattatcgtatttattatattaacaaataataatatatataaactaatataaatatttacttCTTTTTTACAGTTTAAGAAAAAGAAGATATATGACCCAAAAATTAAATTGTTATCATTTACAGCGACAGTGGATAGAACGATTATTGACAGTGATTCACGAAGGCTTGGGCGATTGATACTGAAATATATAAGAATTTTTCTTCcctagtttatttttttaggttaacttgtaattagatttattaacttgttAGTACTCGgacttattttaaaatatttttgtaatataattgtaatttttttaattacttctgtgaaattaatttaagtatattggataatcataaaattaatttaaataatatttaatttaactttaaaacaaataaatatttaatttaaattaaattatatttattataaattaataaatatataatttaaataaattaaatatttgaatttataatAGGTTATAAactggaaaaataaaataaattattaaggaTTTAGCGTCAATTATTAATCCTTTGACGTCAGTTATTAGTGCATATAGCGTCAGTTATTAGTATATAATCGACGCCATAATGTACCCTATAACATTGGTTATTATCAAATAACCAGCTCCATAGGGTACACTTTGGTGTCAATTGTGTTCGACCCTATAGCGTCAGCTGGATCAGGATCGGTAGCAAATTTCTCCAAAATCGACACTGAAAGGCCTTATTAAAACCTGCTTTTGAAGCCCAAATTTGTAGTACTATAGAAAATAAATTGTCTATTCAACTGTCACTAACtccaaaagaaagagaaaaagaaaaagttaaaattatgaagttataacaacaaatttcataaaaaaaaaaataatgtagtagtacaaaaagataaattaagttgtcaaaactaattagtaaAACAAATTCGTAATATAAAAATAAGCTGATGAGTTAATATTGTTTGCATATTTTAACGAGGTCAGtgtcttgttatttttttgttgtttaattTGTAGTtatctttttgttattttatagttgttttcatATTGTTATgttcaataattaatttttttttttataattttaaaattttaacacaatatttttaaaaacttaataatacagtacaaatgtgaaaaaaatatgagagtaaaattataaaaataacaaaaaataattttttttttttttttttttgtaagaacTCCTTTTTGAAATGATTTAAGATTTTATATTCTTCTAGTGGTAACTAAATGTTAGAAACCTTACACTAGATAACTTATGGAGGTACTAAGTATATCAATTTTTACACATCTTActatatatttagaaaaattataacATTTGACACACCATTCCTTTGCTAAAATTTGACATTGCTTTAACATTAGGTCGatcctttattttcttattcTATACATAAATAGttataaatacattaatttgtCTATTAtgaattaaaatagtatatatCTTAATTTGGTTTTTGTTGCAGTTTTTAAATAACGTAGTCTAATTTTAGGcccaataattttattttatttatttttcttgcttTTGCAAAAGGTTAGTAGTGTTCATTGTCTCTATCAATTACACTTTGGAATTTGCCGGTGACTGACTTGGATGCCCTGTTTGTGAAAGCGTCCCAATacatttgattaaataaatacaatcaAAGTTATTTGAAAAACACAATCAAAACTTTGATTAAACAAATTTGGaccaattttttgtttttcttcaaaacAAATATGTAGATAGATAGAAAGAGATAATATTGTAGGGTCTCTCTCTAATAATTCATAGAAGGGAAGGCAAGTACTACTATTACTATACTATGGGCCTTTTGGAAGGACTCAATGCATGGCAAGAGTATAATGGAGCCCCCAAGCTGAATCATATtcatagtataaatatatatatatatatatatataaatgccaGAAAATCAGCATCTAAGACTTtagtctaataataataataataataataataataataagcttTATTTCATATTAAAAACTCTGCCAGAGTAGCAAAAAATATCACAATCTTAACTCAACCCCACCTCTCTATCGTATTATGATATGTGACACATCAAGTTTAATGACCTATTTTTcacattaaaagaaaataaatgatgAACCTCCCAACTGGGTATGGGCTACTTAAGTCAAATATTATTTACAAAGAAATTTAAAACCGAAATTTTGCAATGGCAGTACGAACTAAATATTATTACATTACTACTGTTTTAAGGGTTTCccataaaaattcaaaagaagaataagaaaacgaaaaaaaggCTATGTATAATGGGTAAGTTATGAAAAGACAATATGAAAAGAGCAGCTTAATTAACTGCATTTAGCAATGATATGTAATAATTAGTTAGGGGAACATGGAATAGAAAGATCATTATTATGATTTAACACAAGAGAAGAGAATTAGTTACCACACTCAAttaattactttattatttCAACTCTTTTAAACAATTACAAAAAcaaattcgaaaaaataaaattaaaataaaatcgcCCCTAGCTAAGCTAGCTATGTAGTATTTTAATCATTGCCtagttgtatatatttatataataaaaaaaacaccccaaaaaaaaaatcttcagaTTCTCAAACCTTTTTCCTTGTTACTATCAACATATCTTTGTGTATTTGTATAGAAAAGAGAAAccccataaaaaaaattaaataaaaaaaagagaatgaaTTTACATTTATAACAATACTTGGGAATTTTAAATTTGGTGGAAGACATCAAAATTAGCACCTGTTAAATCTTCTGACAGTGACGTTAATGGATAGGTACCGAAATCTACAGAGCTGTGATGATGATGaaattgttgttgttggtgtTGTTGTTGCTCAGCCGATTCATTCCACGAACTCGGCCGAGTCATGACGAGTTGCTGTTCTTCTGACTTTACTATCCCATTAATCCCTTGAAACTGTTGGTAAATCAACGACTCTAATTTGTTTTCAACATCCCAAGTTGTTGAAAAAgctccattattattattatgattatgattgttcatgtgatgatgatgatgatgataaccaGCATAGTTACTTACGTTGGAGCTGTTACTTGAAGTTTCCTTAACCTCGTTCATGAAAAAGGAACTGACCCTCGAACCAGAATTATTGTCCGAAAACTCTGCTCCTGAACTCGCCAAGCTCGGCATTGAAGCGAAACAGCTCCCATAGTTTTGGTGATTCATGGCAGATAATGGTCTATTAATACCATTGTGAAACTGAGAAGGAATTAGTTGATCGGAGCTGTAGCCACCGCCACCGCCAGAAACTGGCTCCATTGTAGTACTGCTACTCGTAGTGAATTGGTCGAAATACAACAAGGGGGAATCGAAATTCGACTTATTATTGATGTTGATCAAATTGGTTTGGTCTTTTGAAGAAGCGTCTGTGATTAGTACAACTCCATTATTATTGGTAGAGGAATGATCATAGTAAGTAGTTGTAGTTTCATCTGACATGAGAAATGTAGGGCCATGATGATTAGAAGCCAATGTGTTtgattgatgatgatgatgatgatcatgaAATTGGGGTATGATCATTAAGGACTCTTTTTGGTCTcttgtagtagtagtagtaccaTTTTTCTTATCTTTGGCTAATTCCatagtgttgttgttgttgttgttttcattACTTAATGGTTTGTGTGTAGTTGGGTCAATTCCTTGCTTCACTAGCTTCTTCTTCAAACATGAATTCCAAAAGTTCTTTATCTCATTATCTGTTCTTCCTGGTAATTGTGCTGCAATTTGAGCCCACCTGAACACAcccacaaaagaaaaaaaaaacactttaatGATTACCCATTTCCCATTTTAGGATAttaataacacatatataataatattttagtattaatCTACGTTACCTATTTCCAAGAACTTGATGAAGACTAATGATGAGATCTTCTTCTTGTTGTGAAAACATTCCTCTTTTTAAATCAGGTCTCAAGTAATTTATCCATCTTAATCTGCAACTCTTCCCACACCTTTGCAAACCTGATCATCAACAAATTATTTAGAATGaggatataattttattaattacattttacatgtgtattactatatatatatatatattactaca
Encoded here:
- the LOC115711659 gene encoding transcription factor MYB86, producing MGRHSCCLKQKLRKGLWSPEEDEKLFNYITHFGVGCWSSVPKLAGLQRCGKSCRLRWINYLRPDLKRGMFSQQEEDLIISLHQVLGNRWAQIAAQLPGRTDNEIKNFWNSCLKKKLVKQGIDPTTHKPLSNENNNNNNTMELAKDKKNGTTTTTRDQKESLMIIPQFHDHHHHHQSNTLASNHHGPTFLMSDETTTTYYDHSSTNNNGVVLITDASSKDQTNLININNKSNFDSPLLYFDQFTTSSSTTMEPVSGGGGGYSSDQLIPSQFHNGINRPLSAMNHQNYGSCFASMPSLASSGAEFSDNNSGSRVSSFFMNEVKETSSNSSNVSNYAGYHHHHHHMNNHNHNNNNGAFSTTWDVENKLESLIYQQFQGINGIVKSEEQQLVMTRPSSWNESAEQQQHQQQQFHHHHSSVDFGTYPLTSLSEDLTGANFDVFHQI